Part of the Strix uralensis isolate ZFMK-TIS-50842 chromosome 32, bStrUra1, whole genome shotgun sequence genome is shown below.
aagcagaaggacaAAGAAGAGCCAGTTGAgacagagaagaagaagaagaagcagaaggacaAAGAAGAGCCAGTTGAgacagagaagaagaagaagaagcagaaggacaAAGAAGAGCCAGTTGagacagaggagaaggagaagaagaaaaagaagaagaagaaggaggaggaggacaaagAAGAGCTAGCTGAGACAGAGGTACTTCTAGAAGACACAGATGGGCAAGACCAGGCTGGGCGCAGCcccaggaagaagaggaagaagaggaagagggaggcaGAGTGAGCAGGGGCCGAGGCTGTCGTGCTGCACAGCTGCCGGTACCGCCTTGGCTCCGAGGGTCCCGATCCTGCCTGCTGGTGCTGATGGGAGCCTGAGGGTGCTCTGGGCTCTCCCCACTCAGAGCCCAGTGCTGTGGCCCAGCTGTGTGTTTGCTGCCTGGGGATACTGGGCTGGGACTGGTTGGTCTGGGCTTTATTTCACTCCCTGAGCCTTCCCCCCGTTAGGGGTGACCCTGGTTCCCTCcaggccctggggcagggacCCATTTGCTGTGGGTCTGTGCAGAGGGACACAAGGGGACAGACCCCACACTGAAATATTTGTTCAAGGGCACAAATAAATCTTTATTGCAGTGAAACTATCCTGAAGCACAAGATCCATGGCAGACCCCAGGATCCCCGATCGTGTCTGTACCTTGAAGCACTCGATCAGGTCCCAGGCTCCTGGGGGGTTTGATCTGCAGTGAACTTCGAtcctgctggcagagctgggtaGGACGGAGCCCAGCGAGGTGCTGAGCATCCCCCTCGCAGAGTGCTGTGGTTTCGCCAGAATTAGGCCCTGACCTGTTGTGCTAAAGCCcagctcagcacccccagcccctgctgagccccagcccTAGGTCAGCTGCAGGACACAGTCTGTCTCGGGGTACGGTGGCAGGTTTAGGGCGTATTTTTCCTGGAGCGCGGTGGGCACAAACCTGCCCCCGAGGAAGTGGTAGCGGCCCCCGAAATACATCGCTGCCTTCTTGGGTGCCGTGAGAGAGATGAGCATGTCGGGCTGGAGACCATCCGCCTTCCCCTTCTCCACGTCCCAGCCTGCAACGAGCCCCATGGCCAGGCTGGGGCCAGGAAGAGCTGGGGTGGACACCTCCCCCCCCGCTGGGTGCGGCCGTTACTCACCCGAGGGGATGTCGATGCTGGCGATGGGCACCGTGATGCGCTCGAGGGTGCTGAGGATGCTGCCGAAGGGCTCCCGCACCGCTCCCTTGAAGCTGAACCCGAAAATGGCGTCTACCACCAGGCCGTAGAGCTCATCGATGAGTGGGGCCTGCGatggtggggagggcagggggtgaAAAAAAACAGCTCTGAGGGTGGCTGCtccatcacagaatcatcgaggttggaaaagcccttgaagctcctccagcccaaccatgaacctcaccctgaccgttcccaactccaccagatccctcagcgctggctcaacccgactcttcaacccctccagggatggggactccccccctgccctgggcagcccattccaatgcccaacaaccccttctgcaaagaaatccttcctaagagccagtctgaccctgccctggcgcagcttgaggccattccctcttggcctgccgctgggtccttggctcaagagactcctcccccctctctgcaccctcctttcagggagttgcagagggccaggaggtctcccctcagcctcctcttctccacactaaacccccccaggtccctcagccgctccccatcagacctgtgctccagaccctgcaccagctccgttgcccttctctggacacgcttgagtcattcaagggcctttttggagtgaggggcccaaaactgaacccactcatcgaggggcggcctccccagtgccgagcccaggggtgaTCCCTTCCCTCGCCCCGGGCTGCTCCTCACCTCAGCCGGGAACTCGGGGAGGAAGGGGATGTCCATCTTCTGGCACTGGGTGGTCAAACCTTCAAACAGGGGCTTGTTGGGGCGCTTGGGGTAATACACGGTCGGTTCGTAGCCCTGTAAGAGCAGGAGGGATCTGaacagtgctggggcaggaggagggggaacCCCAAAGCTTGCAGCTATGGGGGTGCGTGGGGCCGGGCACCctccccgggggtggggggggagcgtGCAGCCGCCTGCGCGAGAGACTCACAAACATTTTCAGGTGCCGGGCGCAGACCAAGCCGTCGCCGCCGTTGTTGCCCGGCCCACACACGACCAGCACGGCGGGCTGGCTAGTGGTGAAGGAGCTGGCGGGGTAGGCCTGGCGtggggcaggaggtggagggTTACTCTGGGGAAGCAGGGCCATGCCGTGGGCCCCCCCCAGGACCACCACTGGCCCCCCCCGCGTGCCCACCTTGGCGATGGCGGTGGCGCAGCTCAGCCCCGCCAGCTCCATCAGCTGGTCCACGCTGAACTTGTACTCGGTGAAGAGCTCCTGGTCGATGGCCtgagcctcctcctgcctgcggAGGGACGGTGGCACCCCGGGGGGCCTTGAACGCTGCCCGGACCCCGGCTCTGGGGGGTCTGGGTCCAGCTCCCCACACTGAACCCCCCGCCCCGTGCACCTCTGCACCCCCATCCTGCCCGACCCCTTTGCACCCCCATGAGTCCTGCCCgacccctctgccccccccatCCTGTCCAACCCCTCTACACCCCCCTGTCCTGCCCGACCCCTCTATGCCCCCCCCGTCCTGTCtgacccctctgctcccccccgTCCTTCCCGACCCCTTTGCACCCCCATGTCTCCCGCCCgacccctctgccccccccaccccgtgccccTCTCCACCCTGttaccccccccgccccctccctgcGCACCCCAAACATCCCCCGCCCCCTCTACCACCCTCCGACCGCCCATTCAATTTTCGGGGcccccccttccaccccccccGGTCCCCTTCCGCCCCCTCCGCAACTCTACCCGAGGAAGCGGAgcccccgcgggccgggcccggcgctgGGCCCCTGCATGGCGCGGTGGGGGCGGCACCGGGCCCGCTCCCAGCTCCGCTCCCAGCTCCGCTcccagccccggcagcgcccgcccgcccgcgccccccccgcggccaccagcagccccagccccagccccagcagcgcccgcggccccggcatgcggcggccccggcccgggacGGAGCTCGGTGCGGAGCaggcgcggggcggccccggggcggagCGTCCGGCCCCGTTACCGCGGGGCGGTGCCGCGCTCGGAGCCGGCGGCCCCTCGgcaacgccccccccccgcctctctcCCCCGGTCCCAGCACGGAAAAAAAGAACGAGCGgcaaagaaacagcctcaaaACCCTGTTGGCTCCAGCACCGTGACCGGGGTCCCCCAGCGGGGGCCGGATCCTGCTGCCCGGTCACGatgccgccccccgccccccgccatgGGAAGCGGCATCATCCCCGGTGTCCTCCGGTGTCACACGAGGCTGCAGATGAGGGACAGGACCCTGCTCCCGGTGCGGGGCTCCCGGTGCGACCGGCTGCGAGGCAGCGAGGCCACCGAGGTGTTAATGGGGTGTGGGGGTAGGCGGTGGGGTGCAGAATTGGGGGGGatgtttcacagaatcccagaatcatctcagctggaaaagcccttgaagctcctccagtacaaccacgaacctcaccctgaccgttcccaactccaccacatccctcagcgctggctcaacccgactcttcaacccctccagggatggggactccccccctgccctgggcagcccattccaacgcccaacaaccccttctgcaaagaaatccttcctaagagccagtctgaccctgccctggcgcagcttgaggccattccctcttggcctgccgctgggtccttggctcaagagactcctcccccctctctgcaccctcctttcagggagttgcagagggccaggaggtctcccctcagcctcctcttctccacactaaacccccccaggtccctcagccgctccccatcagacctgtgctccagaccctgcaccagctccgttgcccttctctggacacgctcgagtcattcaatggcctttttggagtgaggggcccaaaactgaacccactcatcgaggggcagcctcaccagtgccgagcccaggggtcacatcccttccctgtccctgctggccacgccagtgctggtacaagccaggatgccattggccttcttggccccctgggcacactgctggctcattaccaatcccccccaggtccctctctgactggcagctctccagccactcctccccaggcctgtagccctgctgggggttgttgtggcccaagggcagcacccggcatttgcccttagtgacactcccccagttggcctcagcccatcgctccagcctggccaggtctctctgcagagcctccccaccctcgagcagatcaacactcccacccaactgggtgtcatctgcaaactgaccgagggggcactcgatccccttgtccagatcatcagtaaagatgttaaacaggaccGAGCCCCAGAACTGATTTACAGGGGAGCTTGAGTCCACCCTCAGATCCGTTGCCCAGTCTATAGGGTTGGGGTTCAGGGTTGGCTACGAGGTGCCAAGTCCCCAAGCCCCTCTGATTTTGGGCTTGGGGACGCGGCCATTGCAAGGAGAGGGGGTGTCCCAAgccctgctgggggggggcggggtgtcTCCATCCCTGAGCCCTCCCCTCAGAGGACACCCCAgagcccagctctcctgcccGCTCCCTCGCCTGTTGTGTCACCTACCGCTCCGGGACCCTCGGCCGGGGTGTTTGGTGGTCCCTGGGCCCTGGGAAAGGCAGCGTGAGAGCCACAGCCCTGGGCTCGCCGCCGAAGCGAAGCTCCGGTTGTCTTTGGTGCTCACCGGGCCGGAGGCCACCACAGCACAGCCGGGCCGGGCCCAGACCGGGGGTGTTCAGGTTACTGGGAGCAAAGCACAGACGTTTCGTGGAGGTGATGGAGATCATCCATGTGACAAACTCCCCTATCGCCTCGTTACCAGACCCTCCTCAGAATTATGTGTCTCTTAAAATTTCTGGATTTTCACCTTTAACCGCAAGAAGTCCCCAGGGCGATGCCACTCGCTGCATCACACTCGCTGCAACGTATTTGGGTGCAAGGAGCTGTATTGGGGTGCCCTCCCCCTCGCCCACTCACCTGTTAGCGTGGGGCTGACTGCGACACCCTGGAGCTGCGCTGggaccatcctcatcctccccagAGGTGCCCAGGTGGCCACGTGGGTCACGGGGCTCCGGTGCCGGGCCGGCAGTGGGTGCCGCTCCTCTGCCTCCGGGGAGGAAGGACAAATAGGCAGGAGCCCAGCACCAGACCGTGCCAAAGCCTTGACTCCGGCAGAAATCGGTTGCGTGGCTCAATCAAGTTGTTGGGGTTTTAATTTGCACCCTCATACCCGAACGCCCAGGATGTGCTCCTGGCACAGGCTCGTTCCTAGGCCGGGCTTTTCCCCCAAAGGACCTGGGGTGGAAGGGAGGAAGATTTATCTCAGGGGTGATGCTGGGAACTCCCCCACGGAGGAAGGAGGGACGTGGTGGCAGCTTTCCTACTCACACCTCGCTCCCCCGGAGCCGTGTCCCGCTGGCGTGGGGCAGCGCGGAGCAAACCCGCAGCCGGCCAGGGTCCTGCTAGGACAGAGCGACAGTCTGGGCTTTACACCCCTCCGCCCACCAAACCCTGGGGCCTCTCCCCACCAACCCCCATCGGGGGTGTCAGTCCCCAGCACCCCGATGTGCCCCACGTCTCCTGGGGTGATGCTCaccggggctggggtgggcatCCAGCCACCCCCACGGGAGAGGCGGCCatggaggcagagctggtgctggaTGGCGTCGGTGAGCCTGTGCACGACGCGCTCGCGGGCAGCTCTGGGGGTGTCCTGCGGAGGAGAGACCCGCGTGGGCTGGGCTGAGTGATGTTACAGGAGGCTCCAGCCGCGGGGGGTTTCCCTGCCGTGCCTCACCTGGCAGTGGGAAAGCAAAATCAGGGCCTCCTTGTAGTGCCTGATGGCTTTCTGGGGGTCTCCCAGGTGGAagcaggctgctcccagcccctcgcACGCTTGCCACTGCCCCTCCACGTCCCCTGTGAGGTGAAGGGCAGCGTCAGCGCCGGCCCAGCCAATCGCAGCCAAGGTCACGGCACGGGAACGTTGCTGACGCTCTTTGGATCCGGCTCGACTCCGCTCGGCATCTGGATGCTGCAGAGTCCCCAGCCCAGGGACGATTTCCCTGCGACCCCCCCCTCACCCGCGTCCCGGAAGGCTTGCAGGGCGTGAAGGTAGTTCTCTGCGGCAGCCTCGTGGTTCCCCAGCCAGCTGCAGGCGTACGCCAGGTTCCCGAAGCATTGGCCCTGCGCCCTCCGGTTCCCCAGAGCGCCTGGAATGgggaacagaatcacagaatcagaatcgtctaggttggaaaagcccttgaagctcctccagcccaaccatgaacctcaccctgaccgttcccaactccaccacatccctcagcgctggctcaacccgactcttcaacccctccagggatggggactccccccctgccctgggcagcccattccaacgcccaacaaccccttctgcaaagaaatccttcctaagagccagtctgaccctgccctggcgcagcttgaggccattccctcttggcctgccgctgggtccttggctcaagagactcctcccccctctctgcaccctcctttcagggagttgcagagggccaggaggtctcccctcagcctcctcttctccacactaaacccccccaggtccctcagccgctccccatcacacctgtgctccagaccctgcaccagctccgttgcccttctctggacacgctcgagtcattcaatggcctttttggagtgaggggcccaaaactgaacccactcatcgaggggcggcctccccagtgccgagcccaggggtcacatcccttccctgtccctgctggccacgccagtgctggtacaagccaggatgccattggccttcttggccccctgggcacgctgctggctcattaccaatcccccccaggtccctctctgactggcagctctccagccactcctccccaggcctgtagccctgctgggggttgttgtggcccaagggcagcacccggcatttgcccttagtgaaactcccccaggtGGCCtcggcccatcgctccagcctggccaggtctctctgcagagcctccccaccctcgagcagatcaacactcccacccaactgggtgtcatctgcaactttactgagggtgcactcgatcccctcatctaggtcatcagtgttaaacaggagtggccccaaaaccaagccctgggggacaccactcgtgaccagccgccaaccagatttaactccgttccccacaactctttgggcccggccatcagccagtttttcacccagcgaatggtgtgcccatccaagccatgagcagccagaaCACGGGGCTCCATCCCGAGCTGGCACAAAGCCGAGAGCAGGAGATCCCGCTGCGACCTACTGTGCAGCGCCGCCGCTCGCCGGTGCCAGCCCAGGGCCGTGCCGAAGCTGCGCAGGGCGTTGTGGGCAGCACCCAGGTTCTGCAGCAGCGCAGCCTCCCCGCGCCGATCCAGGTCGCCGCCGCGCAGGGCGAGGGCCCGCTCGAAGCTCTCGGCAGCCAGGGAGAAGATGCGGAGCTGGGAGTAGCCGAGGCCGATGTCATGGTAGAGTTTCCCTGCggggcagagaggaaaaagggtGCGGGGGCTGCTCCGGAGGACACCCAGAGGAGAGGGCGCAGCGTTACCTCGCAGGGCTGGGTCGGGGATGCTGTCGCAGAGCGAGCGGCACTGGGCGAGGACCCCCGTGATCTCCGCCGCCCGGAACCGTCGGCTCTGCAGCATGGAGCCGCTCGCCCTGCTCAGAGCCACCGCGGCAGCCTCGGGGCTGGCGGCCGCCGCGTAGGCCCGGGCGGCGTCCAGGAAGCACCACGCGGCTCGCGCCGGCTCCCGCATCCCCAGGTAGCAGCAGCCCATCTGCACGCGGGTCCCCGCGCGGCCACCGGCCTGCGCCGCGCGGTCCTGGCCCACGGCTTTGCCAAAACGCTCCAAAACCTTCGGAAAATCCCGGAGCCCTTCGTGAGCCGCCCCGATGTTGAAATAAAGGTCCCCCCAGTGCTCCCCGCGCTCCTCCTCCGAGGGCTGCGACTGGAGGAGGAACTCAAGACCCTTTTCGGGCTTCCCGGTCTCCACGTAGGCAGCCCCCAGGTTGAAGGCACAAGCCCTGCGGAGCTGGGGACTTGCCGCGCCCCCCGAGAGGACAAACGCCTTCCTGAAGGaccccaccgccccccgcgcATCGCCCAGCGCCAGCGCCCGGCGTCCGGCTCGCGTGAGCCCCTCGATCtcagccgcccgccccgccgcctcgtCCCCTCCCTCCTGGGCATCTTCGCTGGCCTCggggtttttcttcccttttttccgGCTCTTTTTCCCGAGCGCGGGGGCCGCGGGCTGAGCTCCCGGGTTAGCAGCGTCCTCTGAAGCCATGGGCAGGGCGAGCGACCTGCCTGCGAGAGAGAAAGACGCAACAGGCAGCCTGGGATTTCTTGAAACGAGCAGCAtgattttatattatataaaaaaaaattagaaacgTCTTGGAGCCTGTTTGGCCCTAAAGTTTCAGGGAGGAAAAAGGCTTTTCCATGGagggccccagccctgctcctccacTCGGTGTCTCCCTCCCTCAAACCTTTGTGGCCACCAGACAGGATGGGGGGGTCACTGGAGGAGGAGTGGGGGACGCCGCAGCAGCACGGGGTGGGTGTTCCCGGGGTGTCTTTTTGGGAGAGAGAATGACCAGTCGCACGCACTTACCGTTTGTTCTTTAGGTGCAAAGGGCGCCGAGAGCGTGGGGGGGAGGGACAGGGCATCACCGCCGCTCGCTGCCGTAACCCACCGCTCTCCGGATGGGGACGGGGGGTGTCCGAGGGGCGTCCGAGGGGCCTCGGGGTCCCGCCGGCGCTGAGCCACCTGGAAAATCCCCCCAGAGCGGGTCACAGCCCCCCCGGGTGCTGAACACCGGGGGCCGGGTGCTGGAGCCCGGATAGATTCCGAGCGCCAAGAAAGCGTCAGGGTGGTGCGTGGCCACGCCAGGTGGGACAAAGCCGGGTCTCCTCCCGGGGGGGGGCACGTTCTGGCGATGGCTCCGGTTTCATCTCCGTCACCGGTGTCCAGCACCATGGCAACTCGGTTCAGCGGTGCCGGTGTTCGCCGCGTGATGGGGGGCGCAACCGGCCCCTCGCTGCCCCGGCGACCTCGTGCCAGGCGCTGTGGGCTTCATGGGGGGGGCACGTTGGTGGTTGGGGGTGGATTGATGTACGGGCACGGTGCGGTGAGGGGACAGGCACCCCGGGGCTGGCTGGCACAAAGGGGGGTCCCCCAGCAGTCCCCTGCCTGGCCCAgcctgggccgggggggggggcagagtcCGGGGTGGCTGGGGGTGCCCCTTCTGACGGCCGGGTGGCCCCGGTGGGGGCAGATCCTGAGGTCCCCCCCGCACCCCAGTGGGTGaccaccccccgcacccccaggcTGCCCATTCACtggtgtgtgcccccccccccaagctcccCCTGTACCCCAGTGCATGACCGCCCCCCTTCACCCCAGTGTGTGCCAGCCACTGCacccccgggctccccccgcaCCCCAGTGGGTGACCACCCCCCGCACCCCGGATCTCCCCCTGCACCCTGgtgtgtgccccccccacccctccgggCTCCCCCCGCACCCCTGATCTCTCCCCGCCCCCCGGTAtttgcccccccctccccccgtaCCCCCAATCTCCTCCCCAGGCTACCCCACACCCTGGTATgtcccacccccgcccccccgggctccccccgccccccagcgtGTGCCCCGCACCCCTAGACTCGCCCCTGCACCCCTGatctccccccgcacccccaagCTTCCGCCGCACCCCAGTGCGTgaccaccccccgcccccccccatctccccccgcaccccggtgtgtgtgtccccccccgcacccccagaCTCACCCCTGCACCACTGATCTCCCCCCGCACCCCGATAtttgcccctcctgccccccccgggctccccccgccccccggtatgtgcccccccccgcacccccgatCTCCCCCCGCACCCCGCTGTGtacccccccccatctccccccgcTGTGTGCCCCCCCCGGGGTCTCCCCGCCCCCCGCTGtggccccccccgggctccccccggTCCCGGACTCCAgcccccggcggcccccgcgcggCGCCACGTCAGCGGCGGGAGATTCAAACCGCGGGTGGAGCCGCGACGGCCGCGGCCATggagggagcggggccggggcgcggtgAGTGACCGGTaccggggggggttgggggtgccGGCACTCGGGGGGCAGCGCTGtggcggcaggaggaggaggggggtgcAGCGGGTTGGGGGCAGGTGATtggggggggcaggcaggcaggtctcggggtgcagggggatggggggtgcagggggttgGGGTTCAGGTGAatggggtgcagggggatggggggtgcagggggttgGGGGCAGGTGAATGTGGGGGGCGGGCAAGTCTaggggtgcagggggatgagTAGTGTAGGGGGGTTGGGGTGCAGGTGACTGGGAGGCAGGTCTGAGGGTGCAGGGATGTGGGGGcgcagggggatgtgggggcgcagggggatgtgggggtgcagg
Proteins encoded:
- the TTC24 gene encoding tetratricopeptide repeat protein 24, whose translation is MASEDAANPGAQPAAPALGKKSRKKGKKNPEASEDAQEGGDEAAGRAAEIEGLTRAGRRALALGDARGAVGSFRKAFVLSGGAASPQLRRACAFNLGAAYVETGKPEKGLEFLLQSQPSEEERGEHWGDLYFNIGAAHEGLRDFPKVLERFGKAVGQDRAAQAGGRAGTRVQMGCCYLGMREPARAAWCFLDAARAYAAAASPEAAAVALSRASGSMLQSRRFRAAEITGVLAQCRSLCDSIPDPALRGKLYHDIGLGYSQLRIFSLAAESFERALALRGGDLDRRGEAALLQNLGAAHNALRSFGTALGWHRRAAALHSALGNRRAQGQCFGNLAYACSWLGNHEAAAENYLHALQAFRDAGDVEGQWQACEGLGAACFHLGDPQKAIRHYKEALILLSHCQDTPRAARERVVHRLTDAIQHQLCLHGRLSRGGGWMPTPAPQDPGRLRVCSALPHASGTRLRGSEVSFGGKARPRNEPVPGAHPGRSEERHPLPARHRSPVTHV
- the NAXE gene encoding NAD(P)H-hydrate epimerase, whose protein sequence is MPGPRALLGLGLGLLVAAGGARAGGRCRGWERSWERSWERARCRPHRAMQGPSAGPGPRGLRFLGQEEAQAIDQELFTEYKFSVDQLMELAGLSCATAIAKAYPASSFTTSQPAVLVVCGPGNNGGDGLVCARHLKMFGYEPTVYYPKRPNKPLFEGLTTQCQKMDIPFLPEFPAEAPLIDELYGLVVDAIFGFSFKGAVREPFGSILSTLERITVPIASIDIPSGWDVEKGKADGLQPDMLISLTAPKKAAMYFGGRYHFLGGRFVPTALQEKYALNLPPYPETDCVLQLT